In Aedes albopictus strain Foshan chromosome 3, AalbF5, whole genome shotgun sequence, the following are encoded in one genomic region:
- the LOC115263394 gene encoding uncharacterized protein LOC115263394: protein MAGTMDELLKELNYDFNYLLHEVRAASRNLNLESRRTVEAWIQKLSATNQSMEEVRLRNDFLFYLARSCEEGTLMPPFDQRPPSGYVLNSSHLMPMLGTEMTASTSTRPIYEAYSGPAASAGQSQKAELFKRSPDGGAFLVSQPVPRCGAFCYLAVVSKQPK, encoded by the exons ATGGCCGGAACGATGGACGAGCTGCTGAAAGAGTTGAACTACGACTTCAACTACCTGCTGCACGAGGTTCGAGCTGCCTCaagaaatctcaatttggaaagcCGCCGTACCGTGGAAGCATGGATTCAGAAGCTCTCGGCCACCAATCAATCGATGGAGGAAGTCCGCCTGAGAAACGACTTTCTGTTCTACTTGGCCAGAAGCTGCGAGGAGGGAACTCTGATGCCGCCGTTCGATCAGCGACCACCTTCGGGATATGTCCTGAATTCGTCACATTTGATG CCTATGCTGGGAACGGAAATGACCGCTTCCACTAGCACCAGACCCATCTATGAGGCCTACTCGGGACCGGCGGCCTCAGCAGGACAATCACAAAAGGCCGAACTATTCAAACGGTCACCGGATGGAGGAGCGTTCTTGGTATCGCAACCGGTACCACGATGTGGCGCCTTCTGCTACCTGGCCGTTGTTAGCAAGCAGCCTAAATAG